In a genomic window of Mustela nigripes isolate SB6536 chromosome 8, MUSNIG.SB6536, whole genome shotgun sequence:
- the SPRING1 gene encoding SREBP regulating gene protein isoform X1: MAMPPGPRAFLAPRPGRRALRPRRHGEPGGHGVAPAPPEEEERAVRDRNLLQVQDHDQPIPWKVQFHLGNSSRPGNQCRNSIQGKHLITDELGYICERKDLLVNGCCNVNVPGTKQYRCDGCLPHGCCGAYEYCVSCCLQPSKQLLLERFLNRAAVAFQNLFMAVEDHFELCLAKCRTSSQSVQHENTYRDPIAKYCYGESPPELFPA, encoded by the exons ATGGCCATGCCGCCCGGGCCCCGGGCCTTCCTTGCTCCGCGCCCCGGCCGCCGCGCCCTTCGTCCGCGCCGGCATGGTGAACCTGGCGGCCATGGTGTGGCGCCGGCTCCTCCGGAAGAG GAGGAAAGGGCAGTGAGAGATCGGAATCTCCTCCAGGTTCAAGACCATGACCAGCCCATTCCATGGAAAGTGCAGTTTCACCTAGGGAACAGCAGTCGGCCTGGCAACCAGTGCCGGAACTCCATTCAAGGGAAGCACCTCATCACGGATGAGCTAG GGTACATTTGTGAAAGGAAGGATTTGCTGGTGAACGGCTGCTGTAACGTCAACGTCCCCGGCACAAAGCAGTACCGCTGTGACGGCTGCTTGCCCCACGGCTGCTGCGGCGCCTACGAGTACTGCGTGTCCTGCTGCCTGCAGCCCAGCAAG CAACTTCTCCTGGAGCGCTTCCTCAATAGGGCAGCCGTGGCATTCCAGAACCTCTTCATGGCCGTCGAAGATCACTTTGAATTGTGTCTGGCCAAATGCAGGACCTCATCCCAG AGCGTGCAGCACGAGAACACCTATAGGGACCCCATAGCCAAATACTGCTATGGAGAGAGCCCTCCCGAGCTCTTCCCCGCGTGA
- the SPRING1 gene encoding SREBP regulating gene protein isoform X3 has protein sequence MAMPPGPRAFLAPRPGRRALRPRRHGEPGGHGVAPAPPEEVGARPGLRALARLLPQQHLQAGYICERKDLLVNGCCNVNVPGTKQYRCDGCLPHGCCGAYEYCVSCCLQPSKQLLLERFLNRAAVAFQNLFMAVEDHFELCLAKCRTSSQSVQHENTYRDPIAKYCYGESPPELFPA, from the exons ATGGCCATGCCGCCCGGGCCCCGGGCCTTCCTTGCTCCGCGCCCCGGCCGCCGCGCCCTTCGTCCGCGCCGGCATGGTGAACCTGGCGGCCATGGTGTGGCGCCGGCTCCTCCGGAAGAGGTGGGTGCTCGCCCTGGTCTTCGGGCTCTCGCTCGTCTACTTCCTCAGCAGCACCTTCAAGCAG GGTACATTTGTGAAAGGAAGGATTTGCTGGTGAACGGCTGCTGTAACGTCAACGTCCCCGGCACAAAGCAGTACCGCTGTGACGGCTGCTTGCCCCACGGCTGCTGCGGCGCCTACGAGTACTGCGTGTCCTGCTGCCTGCAGCCCAGCAAG CAACTTCTCCTGGAGCGCTTCCTCAATAGGGCAGCCGTGGCATTCCAGAACCTCTTCATGGCCGTCGAAGATCACTTTGAATTGTGTCTGGCCAAATGCAGGACCTCATCCCAG AGCGTGCAGCACGAGAACACCTATAGGGACCCCATAGCCAAATACTGCTATGGAGAGAGCCCTCCCGAGCTCTTCCCCGCGTGA
- the SPRING1 gene encoding SREBP regulating gene protein isoform X2, which yields MVNLAAMVWRRLLRKRWVLALVFGLSLVYFLSSTFKQEERAVRDRNLLQVQDHDQPIPWKVQFHLGNSSRPGNQCRNSIQGKHLITDELGYICERKDLLVNGCCNVNVPGTKQYRCDGCLPHGCCGAYEYCVSCCLQPSKQLLLERFLNRAAVAFQNLFMAVEDHFELCLAKCRTSSQSVQHENTYRDPIAKYCYGESPPELFPA from the exons ATGGTGAACCTGGCGGCCATGGTGTGGCGCCGGCTCCTCCGGAAGAGGTGGGTGCTCGCCCTGGTCTTCGGGCTCTCGCTCGTCTACTTCCTCAGCAGCACCTTCAAGCAG GAGGAAAGGGCAGTGAGAGATCGGAATCTCCTCCAGGTTCAAGACCATGACCAGCCCATTCCATGGAAAGTGCAGTTTCACCTAGGGAACAGCAGTCGGCCTGGCAACCAGTGCCGGAACTCCATTCAAGGGAAGCACCTCATCACGGATGAGCTAG GGTACATTTGTGAAAGGAAGGATTTGCTGGTGAACGGCTGCTGTAACGTCAACGTCCCCGGCACAAAGCAGTACCGCTGTGACGGCTGCTTGCCCCACGGCTGCTGCGGCGCCTACGAGTACTGCGTGTCCTGCTGCCTGCAGCCCAGCAAG CAACTTCTCCTGGAGCGCTTCCTCAATAGGGCAGCCGTGGCATTCCAGAACCTCTTCATGGCCGTCGAAGATCACTTTGAATTGTGTCTGGCCAAATGCAGGACCTCATCCCAG AGCGTGCAGCACGAGAACACCTATAGGGACCCCATAGCCAAATACTGCTATGGAGAGAGCCCTCCCGAGCTCTTCCCCGCGTGA